gatcaaaacaatATCAACACAACAAATAGTTAAataatatgtaaatcgcaaagatttcatgaacttgtgatttactcaaaaatacgaagtaaatctcattacttttagcggatctttatataaattagtctggtttcgtaaaaaccccgtttttatagAAAGTCCGTCTTCACATCTTCTTGTCATCTTATacaaaaaattgttattttgtcggatctttgtgttacacaagtgtttatacacttgtggttttcaaaaatcatacttgttagtgtaatatccgtttttagaaaacatgattttcttgacactcggtcttttgaaaataccacttgcagatacgtagatctgctagttttaaacactatttcacaagtgaaaacgcttttacacaagttcatggttcgtgtgtggtagagtttcaccctttaacccttgtttcattcaaaacaactttatgtcatgatccatgatcatgaccaacccgggttaaatgatgatccgagctaccacaacatagatcgggtccaaatatccacacaaaataaatactacaacatttacacaccatatgagcttttaaccatctttatttgtgtttttagtagactttgaagtatcaacttgtaagatttcgagttttaaccgttacacatcatattaaccacttcaaaatagttcgagtaagtgatttaagtaacataccactagctcgaggctagggaagaatctaagcgcaaatagggtggataaaagctagagaatgaggtccttcgagctccgagtgcaccaagactccttatgcgtgacccttgacacttgtatgatgttggaatgggatgaacaaaatcgaaaaatggtGGGATGTATATAGGGGATCTCGGCCGAGAGGTAGAGCAAGGGGAGAGTAGTTCTTGTGTGAAGTTGTGAAGTGAATGTTCAAGTGTAATTACAAGTTACTTATAGACAATTGTGGGATTAATAACCAATGGATCATATGTCATTTAGATATCAAACATAgttgattaaaataataaaagaaaccaaagTGTGTCCCCCCTTAGTTGGGGCCGGttagtgagggggggggggttctagttccATTCTAACCATTAGTTAGATTAGTAGttaggttaacttagttaagtttagtgcttaacccggttagttgtgggttgtgttttaaagcgggtgttagggtattcggggaccctaactggctcagaaaaagaccaataatgttaatgacaatattttcatgttccgggtatagtccggttgtttggttggatagtaatccgttaaagtgcttaacaaagcttttaagtgtcgttaataccctttttagtgacacaacttattcccgacactttggaaagtgtctagtaatatttttctcatgttttggcactttattagttagctaaaagctgaattgttaattaaagtgctaagttttgtgcttagtgtatgtcctaggcacatcctgtcattgtatcttattcctagagacgcagttctacaacccttgtatccctacactcactatgggtgtagtgaaatatttctggctcatacaggccttagaggcaatatctgcctgatgctggctttatcagcatgttcaataggttatccgttcatagtgctactgtgcttttgtgcatcatgctTGTCACTAgggttcagtatgtaaataatgtagtgacggtatgtaaagtatgatgtaggaatatacaagtatcagaaatcaagtagcagttcatcagtaatttcaagtaagcacagtaattaagcagtaattaatcattaattaagtcgtacggatacctggtttagtgagggttgtcacacttttGGCAGATGAAGATCCCCCGTTTAGACCTGAGGACTTCTATCCCAAGGAAATACTTGAGATTCccaaggtctttcatttcaaactttgaGAACAGATTCTTTTTCAGCCGTGTTATTTCTTCTACATCATTTCCGGTAATAATCATGTCATCTACATATATGATCAAGCAGGTTACAAGGCCATTTCTTCTCTTGAGGAATAGAGTATGATCAGCGTTACTTTGGTGATATCCATACTCTTTCATGGCCAGAATGAACTTTCCAAACCATGCCCGAGGGGACTGTTTTAGCCCGTATAAAGACTTTTTCAACCGACAGACTTCCCCTTCTTTAAAACTCTCTGAAAAACCTGGAGGAGCTTCCATGTAGACTTCTTCCATTAGGTCTCCATGGAGAAATGCATTTGTAACATCAAATTGGTAGAGAGGCCACCCTTTATTGGTTGCGACGGAGAAGAGAACTCTGATGGTGTCCATTTTTGCAACCGGGGAAAATGTCTCAGAGTAATCAATCCCATATGTCTGAGTGTAACCCTTGGCTACAAGCCGAGCTTTGTATCTTCCAATGGAACCATCTGGATTATATTTGATTAAATATACCCACCGACATCCAACTGTTTTCTTTCCTTTAGGAAGAATGCACTTCTCCCACGTGTTGTTTTTCATAAGAGCATGCATTTCCGTTTCCATTGCTTCTTTCCAGTTCTCCTCACCTTGGGCTTCCTTTACGGAACTAGGTATTTGTTCCGAGTATAGTGAGGTAACAAATGCTTTCGCACTTTTAGATAAGTTCCCATCAACCATATTAGCTAAAGGATACCTTGACTTTCTGGTTTCTCTTTCTGGGGAGTACCGTTTTGGAGGAACCCCTCTATTGGCTCTAGGAGGTAAAACGTATGCTCCCGGGATTGGGGTTGTTCCGGAGCCTCCATTATGTTGTACGTTAGATTCGACCTCTTCTTGGGCTGCGTTGTTCTGCTCAGCAATCTCCACCTGTTCCATTGTCTCGGGACTTTTATGATTGTTAGTAGTAGCTGGATCAGAATCGGACACATTTTCAAGGTTTGGAGAGTCACTTACCTCGAACACCAGTCCGGATGATTCTTGGGTGACACTTTCAACAGGCTTAGTATGTGTGGATGTATGAGATGGCAAGCCTTCGCTTGCGGATGGGACCCACTTCAACCAACTCAGTGAGTCCTCATGCTCTATCTCCCCCTGACCACTGAGATGGGACTGATAATAATATTCTGTTTCAAGAAAGTCGCAGTGGACAGTGGTAATCACACGACGCCGTAATGGGTTATAACATCGATATCCTTTCTGATCCACCCCATAACCAACAAAGACACATTTCTCGGCACATGGGTCAAGTTTGGATCTTCAGTTTTTGGTATATGGGGAAAAAACTGTACACCCAAAGACCCGAGGTGGTAAGGTAAGAGGTGGGGGTAGTTTGGTGAATGTGGATAGGGTGTCTAGGGGAGTTTTCAGGTTAAGGGCTTTGGTTGGTAAGCGGTTAAGGAGATACACAGCTGTATTTATAGCTTCGGGCCAAAAAGATTTAGGGACTTTGGATTCAAGCATAAGGGCCCGGGCCATTTCTACCAGAATACCATTTTTCTGCTCAACTACACCATTCTGTTCTGGGTGTTTTGGGCAAGTGGTTTGGTGAATCATTCCCCTCTCTTGAATAAATTGTTTCATGGAGTTATTAACGTACTCACCTCCATTATCAGATCGTAAGATCTGAATGTTGGTTTTGAATTGAGTTTGGACCATGGTGTAGAACAGTCTGAATTTATCGAAGACTTCAGATTTGTGTTTTAGAAAATACACCCATGTCATCCGGGTACAGTTATCAACAAATAATAGGAAAAACGAAGATTTTGACCTCCATTAGCTTCAACTGGACCCCAGACATCGGAATGTATTAGTGAAAAAGGTTCACTGACCCTAGTGTTACTTGGTTTGAAAGGTTTTTTATGGCTTTTGGCTAAGGCACATGTTTCAAAATCTAATGTACTGTTTGATGGAAAGAGTTCAAGGAGTAAAAGATGTAGATACCCAGCGGAAGGATGCCCTAATCTCCTATGCCAAAGCCATGCTTCTCTACTCTTTGTTTCGTGAGCAAGCATCGCAATCCCTGACTAAGTCACCTCATCCACATAGTATAAGCCCTGTCATTCAGTGCCACGCCCAATTATCTTCCCAGTTCTGTTGTCCTGTAAGATACAAAAATGAGGATGCATTAGAACTGTGCAATTGAGTTCCTTTGTGACGTGACTTATTGATAACAATTTGTGTGTTAACGAAGGAACATATAAACAATTTGACAGTCTCAGATTGGGAGATATTTCAACCATTCCTCCTCCCTTTACTAAGGCATTTTCGCCATTTGCAGTTTTGATGTGAGTTCTATTTGGTTTCTTCGTAGAGATGAAGTCCGATGACTCGTACGTCATCGTATCCGTGGCTCCACAATCAAAGATCCAGGAGTTGATTTGACCGCCGTTTTTCTGCGTTGTTAAATAGGCTTCCCCATTTGTTGAAGGATAGTTTTTCAACAACTCATAGACATGGTGATTAgccatttcctttttttttaatacGCTAAACACTTGCAGTGTGCGAACTTAAGCCGGTTTCACCTTAGTGTACGGACCCAAATTGGCTAAGTGTATATAACAATAATAGGGCTTGTAAGAAGAAATAATAGTGGGCCGGTCCaccaaaaaaaaattagaaagaaAACCTAAACCCTCAAATAACCACCTAGAAACTTCCACCACCAGATTCCACTGTTTAAATCCTCGTCACCAGTTCACCATCACATTTCATGGATTAAAGATTGAGTGTGCAATATCATAAGGGAACAGTGTGCACCCCAAATTTCAATTGCAATCActcacaaaacaaaaaaaaaattctctAACCTCTTTTCTTCTCAAAAAACTTGTGTTAACACAAACTGTTGTTCCTCATAAAAACCTCGATCTGCAGGTTAATTAAGTTCTTCGATTTTGTTCAGCAGTTAGATCTCTCCTAATTTGCTTTCCGTGAGGGCAACTTCACCGGGATGAAACGTGCGCGGCAGTTGATCAGAGTGTGCAGACCCAAAATTGAAGTGTGCGGCTGTTTGAACAGATTGTGCGGCCAAAGATGGGGTTTCCGGTGATGATAACGGTGACTGCTGGTGTCGGCGGCTGCTGCTACTAATGTTTTGATTTCGATTATggggtttttgattttgattATCGGGTTTTTCTGGTTTTTCTGGTTTGAGGTTGGATTGGATGGGATAGATTGTAGATGATGAGCAAAGTGTTCAAGAATCAGaaacactgctctgataccatctcGACAGGTAAAGAAATAATGTAGGCTTAATTGTATTGTGATATTGCTTTTGTGATCCTTACACTGGAGAAACGAACATAATTTATACACAATTACAAGATGCAGAAAAAGGAAACGTAATAAAATTTTGGCTGGAACATAGGCTGGCAATGAGCTGGCGGATCTTCTAATTTGGGAGATGATGATCCCTAAATTATTCTCTTTTCTGACAGTGATACCATTATAAacattattttatattttatttacacAGAATTACCGTCTTTCTAGCTAGGAAATTCaactattgttattattattttttttggtgACGAACATTTGtggtgagcagaaaaccgaaataaccgtaaccgaaataaccgaaaaatccggaccgaaaaaaccgaaccgaaacaaaaaccgacggttcagtttttggatttttaataaccgaaaatttcggttcagtttttgtataaccattttcaataaccgaaaataaccgaaccgaaccgataagttttaatagtataccaaatctatatatttttatatttaagttgtttaagtgtttaccCATGCTACtaagaattattaattttattcttgtttgttaaatatttataataagaacattaccatgtttatttatcattaaaATTTTCCATTGTTTATAAGAACTAACAAAGTTAAATATAAAAGTTAAATggttttcaaagtattataaaagaaaacgtcttaacaaaaactttagagaaacattaaaatagattagaaagttaggtttatgtgaataatattaatttaaaagactaaatatattaacaagattcttaaactttgaattatacttttaagttttgaatcttacataatttgtttaaaaaccgaaaaaccgatccgaaccgttgctaaaaccgaaataaccgaaaccgaaaaaaccgaaaccgaacggtttttaaaaaccaaaaaccaaacttTCGGTTATGGTTTTGGTtttacccaaaaaccgaaccgaaccgaaccataCACACCCCTAATATGTATTGTTATTACACTAAAAATCAAAATTATTCAGAGTTAAATGTCCTTTTTgtccttgtggtttgggtcattttatgagtttagtctaaaggtttgaaacgttgctaTTTTAGTCTAAATAGTGTCAAACGTTGCCATATTAGTCCACTAGTTTAACTCTATTCATTTTATGTTATCCagaagggtaatttggtcattttatatgattgaattgcccttctagttaacagaattacatataaaatgaccgaattgcccttctagttaacagaaaaaatggagagagttaacacagtggactaaaatgacaatttttgaaactatttggactaaagtgataacgtttcaaacctttagaCTAATCTGATAAAATGACTCAAACAACATGAAATAAAATTATTCAACTCAAATTATTTATAGCGTAGCGGGATTGGAGTTGAGATAAGGGTTACCGATTCGTCATTGTTGTGATTCAAATTTAcggttaaaaaaaattatttaatgaTTTTTCTATTTAGGTGCCGTATAAACCATCTTACCCGTACAACTTTACCCATTCCCAGATCGAAAACCGTTAAATTACAGTTTTCAATTTAGCAGTCGCAATCTCAAACCTAATGATTGATGAATAACAATAATAATCTAGGGTTTTCTTAATCCCAAACATCATTCATCCTCTGTTTACATCCCAAATTCACCCTTGATGTGCACTACAACGGTGAATTAGGGTTCGTTAAATGCTGGACCCACTGTTGCTGCAACTCCCTCTCCAATTCAACCTTTTTTGCTGTCAATCAACGATCTATGTTCAAGTAAGATGTCTATTTtcaataatattgtttttaatCTTCTGTTAATTGTTAATTTTCTGTTAATTGAATTAAACAGCATGCTGAATTACATTTTTTACTCATTTAATACAAGTTTTGTATGCAAACTAGCTGTGTGAAGATAAAATTTTAGATTGAAAAGAAATTGTGAATTGATTAGATAACAAGATAATAGTTAAGATGTGAAGCTACCTAGGGTTTCAGAGGATTTAGAGTAATTTTATCAATATACATATAGTTACTGGCCAAGTTTTATCAGGAGGACTTGTTTCATGTTAGACGCAAATCGCTCGTTTAGCCATAGAGTTGCTGCTTATCTAATTTTACTCGCGTATCAGCTTTTTACCATCAGTACCTAAACTCATAGTTGTCAAAGGCGCCAAGGGTGAGCCTTGGGCCTTGGTGTATAGCATAAAAATACAAATTTTCGGTTTTAGGCATGTTTTAGACTATAGTCAAAGGAAACGTTAGAAGTGCTGCGAATTGCGTTCCAGATCGTTTGTACCGGAACGCGGTACAAAAGTGTACCAATCGCCTATGGTACGCGATCCGGATAGTTAAATTCTACCATCCCCGCCCGTTTCCATAACATTGTTCCTATTGTTAAATTCACGTTTAATTCTATTGGAAACGTGTTTCCGATTGAAGGGGTCGGCGTTCCGGTGCGTCCTGATACATGTACCGGAAATTGAAAAGTCAATTGACACTAAAATTAAATGATGTATAACAGTCTGTTTCCCGCTCTTATGAAGTTTATGTTATGATTATGAATTTTCTTTTATGAAGTTTCTGTTATGATTATGATTTTGAATTGAAATTTAATGAAAGatctatttatattttttttatatatgataCGTGTACCAGACTATAGTGGTACGCCATAGGATACACCGTATCACGTACCGAATTAGCGTTCCCAAATGAACCTACCCCCACGTACCGATTTTTAGAAAGGCACGGACCGCGTACCGGAGCGTACCGCGATCCATGTGACTATGTTTTAGGCTTCTTTAGGGCTAGTTTAGGTGCTTTTATGTTGATTTCAGGCAGATGTAGGGTGGGTATAATTGTTTCAGACCTGTTAAAACCTGTTCAGACAGTATTTGGCCTGAAAAATGCGTCTGGGGGCCTGAAAGTGGGGCTTATGAAGCCTGGGCGAGCCTTGACAACAGAGCCTAAACTAATGTGATACGTGGCAACATATCATGTATGGATTTGCGTGTGTTATTATTTAAGTATAGAATATAGAATGAAAGTATTTAGGGTTTAGACAAGTAAAAGTAAATAGCATGACAAAGGATTTGTCTATCTGTGTGAAATTGTCTACAAGGTAGAACACACTtgccaatgaggtagtggtggagtggttggggaaagacttggtgttccttgtgacccaggttcgactccCGCTCTCCctattattttctgcggcatccaggtgaagggcgaatatGGGTGGCGCCGGTTCCTCTTGGATGGAaagcgaggttttaccgattattccactgtcgtgccttcgggcgggtggaggtcgggtttctgcgcatctgggagagccaaggggctggcggtGGTCGAGCAGGCGACCTTGGCCACAACGcccggtgtcacggtggttggcacgtcattccttgccgttcaaaaaaaaggtAGAACACAATTGGAAAAATGACCACTTCCGTGATTTTTTTCGCTATATCTATGCAAAGAGATCTAAGTTAGGAGAGTAAATGGTTGACTAATAAAGCCTTTAAAAATGTTTCCAAGGTATTTTAGACATAATCATGAAAATTTTGTCTATCTTGGTTAGCATGCTGTTGTAACTATTATGGTACCGTGATTGATTTCTTCCTGGTATGTGGAGTTAAAAATGTTGTCCATCGTTCCAGGATATGCTCGACCCTTCTTGCTAttttaactttttaattttatcattattatttattTCAATGTATATCAGAAAAGGTTATTGTTTATATATACGCATTGGGTCTTCTTTCTTTCTTGAACCAGTGATGATGAGGTACGATCTGCACTCAACAAGATGTACGAATATTCCCCAGTAGACGGATTCATAGATATATCAGAAGGGTTGGGAAATATGATAAAGTCACTAGCAAATGAACCATCAGTCGGACTTTTCTATGTTCAACAACACACTCACAAGGCGGTACCAAACCTTGTGAATCTTAAAAACAACATTGTCGCTAAATCCCGCGAAATCAGTTTACACACAGAAGATACTGAGGATTCAATCACAATGTTGAGATCAATGAAGGAATGTGGTTTCCCAATCGTCGATGATATGGTCAAAGACATTACAAAGTCTTTAGCCATCATGTCATCAAAACAACCGAAAAAAGGCTTGATTAGTAGCAAATCGGTTTCAGGGTCTCAAACGGGCTCGTGGGGTCCAACCGCTTGGCGGGGAATTAACGATTATGAAAAGTCGACTAACTATTTATCGTCTGTTTTCAAGTCAGCAAAAGAAAAGGCAACTAATCTTAAGTGGGCTCCACAAGAATCTACAGAAGAAGCCACTAATGGGTCTGCAAATGCAATGCAAATAACAGGGGAAGAATCTGTATCCAGTCATAATTTAACTGGGAATCAAGAAAAAGATGTGTTAGTTGATGATCTGATATCGAATCTTACGCGTTCTGAAAATTTTGATGAATTTAGAGCTGATAAAGAAGCAAAATTTGAGGAATGGTTAAGAGGCAATGATACTCATTCTGATTTATGAATAAGGGTTTGTTTATTCTTGGAGTTTTTGACCATCCTAAAGTTTGTAACTAAAGTTATTTGTCATAATTAGATAGTGTttttgacttttgaggtcaatGTGATGCTATTTGTATGTTGACCATTTATAATTCAGCATGTGGtggcttttttttttaaacgagaacttcattaaaacacaccGAATCCGAAGACCGGGACGGGAAAAAACAAGCAACtacataattataaaattacaccAATTCGACCAAAGAGCCGATTTATACCTGGACCTATGCTTGAACCAAAGGAAACCCAAAGTTCTAACATCGCTGAAAACTTCTTCCACTTTAGCTTGTTTACCGTTGAACTTTGTCTCTTTTCTCGCCTTCCAAACGTGCCAGCAGGTGATCGCCAAAATGCCTTGGATAGCCTCCTTCTCCCCATTTAACTTTCCACAGTGATTATGGATTTTGAGAATGTCTTTAAAAGAGAACGCGAAAAAGTTTGGAATACGACACCAAGCAAAAATTTTTTGCCATAACACCGTAGTAAAATGACAAGCGGAGACGAGGTGATCGACCGACTCGGGAGCGCTATTGCAAAGAGGGCACGACTCCTCGGTTGAGATTATACCTCTATTAAAGAGAGCATCCGTAGTAGGAATCCTATTTAATTTCGATCTTCAAATGAATATGTTGCATTTAAACGGAATCCAAGGAACCCAATCAATAACATACCTGTCGCTGAAATCGACGTCTTTCCGAAAAAAACGCTTTAATATCAGAAACGCTGAAGCATGTGGTGTTGATCATTTATAATTCACATGTGGTGGTGTGAAAATGTACAATACCAAACTAGAATGTCTTTGGGTAAAAGTTTACGTGTATatgacaaataaataatataatgtgtcaaaactaacattattatgactaaccatgtaaaatataatgtgtcaaaactaacattattATGACTAACCATGTAAAATAGAAACAGAAAAAAACTATAAAAGCTTTTTTACTAAATAGTTAAACAAGTTAACGGATCAACCCGTTTTTATGGGTTAACCTGAACCTGATCTGTTTTTAATACGAGTCAACCTGAACCAGGCCCGTTTTTTAAAATGGGTCGTGTTAGTTGaccaaaatcttttttttttcatttcggGTATGCGTAGGGTTCGGGTCATGTCAAGAATTGCCACCCCTTAGTACAATGGTCAAAAGTTTATTAAAAAAGTCAAAATGAGGTTAAAAGAGTATTTAGTTGTACTATCATCACATACAATCATGAGACAATAGAAGTACAACCCATCAATTCTCTTTGTAGATTGAATTTTAATAAAAGAGATCGATTGATACTTGTCTATTTGGTGTTAGAAGTTGGAACATCTACAGTTCTACACCAATCGTattaattttattaaataaattatttagtAATTTCTTTTGCTTTTCACCTTCttctagatttttttttgaacggtaaggAATCGATATATTAAAACAAAGAGACTGAACCTTCTTCTAGATGATCTCAATATTGATGTTTTCTTCTTGAAGTAGGGGTGTATACACCATGATGTATTTGTGACACATATTTTCAAGTTAAATAAAGTTATCTTACATCATTTTTCAATTAATTAATCTTCTTAATAAAATGAAAATGACGTATGTCCACACTTTCTTTCCctgtttttcttttttactttttcacTCACAATCACATTATATATTAACTatatatactttctataaaaggagaaatcccaattacataagaaaagctgatgtgtcagcaggagagACTGTCCAACAAGACTTTTCTTAtatcattattacatcataaagcctaatattaaaAGCCTTAAAAATTCAAAGGTGGCTCACATTCATATTCCAAATGCCTGCCATCAAACCACTGCCTTAAACCTCTGACGATTCAAAATCCTGGCTCCATATTCAATTCAAAATTTTATAATCAAACATCTGGTCCCagttcaaaattctggctccacacTTTCATCTCTCCCTCAAATCCAGTTCGCTCAACATCTGCCCTCaacattttataatcaaacatcCGTTCccaattcaaaattctggctccacattcaaaattcaaaccatatattctaatcctataaataagacataattatctggctccacattcaaatctctctcaCTGATATCTGCGagcgtctctctctctctctctctcaaatgcatctttctcgtgattcagccgctattctccgattacacttctttgttcgaatgtttgatgattctgtttacatgttatcgttccagtatcattgttccaacatcgtcgtgtCAATGAAGCTTctcatcacacatcaacctttcaatatcgatgttgcagtataattgttgcaacatcgtgaaaagttgcatgtgctacc
This genomic stretch from Helianthus annuus cultivar XRQ/B chromosome 8, HanXRQr2.0-SUNRISE, whole genome shotgun sequence harbors:
- the LOC110872436 gene encoding BLOC-1-related complex subunit 8 homolog, whose protein sequence is MFNDDEVRSALNKMYEYSPVDGFIDISEGLGNMIKSLANEPSVGLFYVQQHTHKAVPNLVNLKNNIVAKSREISLHTEDTEDSITMLRSMKECGFPIVDDMVKDITKSLAIMSSKQPKKGLISSKSVSGSQTGSWGPTAWRGINDYEKSTNYLSSVFKSAKEKATNLKWAPQESTEEATNGSANAMQITGEESVSSHNLTGNQEKDVLVDDLISNLTRSENFDEFRADKEAKFEEWLRGNDTHSDL